From the Lycium barbarum chloroplast, complete genome genome, one window contains:
- the atpI gene encoding AtpI — MNVLSCSINTLKGLYDISGVEVGQHFYWQIGGFQVHGQVLITSWVVIAILLGSATIAVRNPQTIPTGGQNFFEYVLEFIRDVSKTQIGEEYGPWVPFIGTMFLFIFVSNWSGALLPWKIIQLPHGELAAPTNDINTTVALALLTSVAYFYAGLTKKGLGYFGKYIQPTPILLPINILEDFTKPLSLSFRLFGNILADELVVVVLVSLVPLVVPIPVMLLGLFTSGIQALIFATLAAAYIGESMEGHH; from the coding sequence ATGAATGTTCTATCATGTTCCATCAATACTCTAAAGGGGTTATACGATATATCCGGTGTGGAAGTAGGCCAACATTTCTATTGGCAAATAGGGGGTTTCCAAGTACATGGCCAAGTACTTATTACTTCTTGGGTTGTAATTGCTATCTTATTAGGTTCAGCCACTATAGCTGTTCGGAACCCACAAACCATTCCAACCGGGGGTCAGAATTTCTTCGAATATGTTCTTGAATTCATTCGAGATGTGAGTAAAACTCAAATTGGAGAAGAATATGGGCCCTGGGTTCCTTTTATTGGCACTATGTTTTTATTTATTTTTGTTTCTAATTGGTCAGGAGCTCTTTTACCTTGGAAAATCATACAATTACCTCATGGGGAGTTAGCCGCACCCACGAATGATATAAATACTACTGTTGCTTTGGCTTTACTCACATCAGTGGCATATTTCTATGCGGGTCTTACAAAAAAAGGATTAGGTTATTTCGGAAAATATATTCAACCAACCCCAATCCTTTTACCCATTAACATCTTAGAAGATTTCACAAAACCTTTATCACTTAGTTTTCGACTTTTCGGGAATATCTTAGCTGATGAATTAGTAGTTGTTGTTCTTGTTTCTTTAGTACCTTTAGTAGTTCCTATACCTGTCATGCTCCTTGGATTATTTACAAGTGGTATTCAAGCTCTTATTTTTGCAACTTTAGCCGCGGCTTATATAGGTGAATCCATGGAGGGCCATCATTGA
- the rps2 gene encoding ribosomal protein S2, whose amino-acid sequence MTRRYWNINLEEMMEAGVHFGHGTRKWNPKMAPYISAKRKGIHITNLTRTARFLSEACDLVFDAASRGKQFLIVGTKNKAADSVEWAAIRARCHYVNKKWLGGMLTNWSTTETRLHKFRDLRMEQKTGRLNRLPKRDAAMLKRQLSRLQTYLGGIKYMTGVPDIVIIVDQHEEYTALRECITLGIPTICLTDTNCDPDLADISIPANDDAISSIRLILNKLVFAICEGRSSYIRNP is encoded by the coding sequence ATGACAAGAAGATATTGGAACATAAATTTGGAAGAGATGATGGAGGCAGGAGTTCATTTTGGTCATGGTACTAGGAAATGGAATCCTAAAATGGCGCCTTATATCTCGGCAAAGCGTAAGGGTATTCATATTACAAATCTTACTAGAACTGCTCGTTTTTTATCAGAAGCTTGTGATTTAGTTTTTGACGCAGCAAGTAGGGGAAAACAATTCTTAATTGTTGGTACCAAAAATAAAGCAGCTGATTCAGTAGAGTGGGCTGCAATAAGGGCCCGGTGTCATTATGTTAATAAAAAATGGCTTGGCGGTATGTTAACGAATTGGTCCACTACAGAAACAAGACTTCATAAGTTCAGGGACTTGAGAATGGAACAAAAAACAGGGAGACTCAACCGTCTCCCGAAAAGAGATGCAGCTATGTTGAAAAGACAATTATCTCGCTTGCAAACATATCTGGGCGGGATTAAATATATGACAGGGGTACCCGATATTGTAATCATCGTTGATCAGCACGAAGAATATACGGCCCTGCGAGAGTGTATTACTTTAGGAATTCCAACAATTTGTTTAACCGATACAAATTGTGACCCCGATCTCGCAGATATTTCAATTCCAGCGAATGATGACGCCATATCCTCAATCCGATTAATTCTTAACAAATTAGTATTCGCAATTTGTGAGGGTCGTTCTAGCTATATAAGAAATCCTTGA